A DNA window from Piliocolobus tephrosceles isolate RC106 chromosome 9, ASM277652v3, whole genome shotgun sequence contains the following coding sequences:
- the ECHS1 gene encoding enoyl-CoA hydratase, mitochondrial, with protein MAALRVLLPRLRGPLRPPVRCPAWRPFASGANFEYIIAEKRGKNNTVGLIQLNRPKALNALCDGLIEELNQALKTFEEDTAVGAIVLTGGDKAFAAGADIKEMQNLSFQDCYSSKFLKHWDHLIQMKKPVIAAVNGYAFGGGCELAMMCDIIYAGEKAQFAQPEILIGTIPGAGGTQRLTRAVGKSLAMEMVLTGDRISAQEAKQAGLVSKIFPVETLVEEAIQCAEKIASNSKIIVAMAKESVNAAFEMTLTEGSKLEKKLFYSTFATDDRKEGMAAFVEKRKANFKDQ; from the exons GTGCTAACTTTGAGTACATCATCgcagaaaaaagagggaagaataaCACCGTGGGGTTGATCCAACTGAACCGCCCCAAGGCCCTCAATGCACTTTGCGATGGCCTGATTGAGGAGCTCAACCAGGCACTGAAGACCTTCGAGGAGGACACAGCCGTGGGGGCCATTGTCCTCACCGGCGGGGATAAGGCCTTTGCAG CTGGAGCTGATATCAAGGAAATGCAGAACCTGAGTTTCCAGGACTGTTACTCCAGCAAGTTCTTGAAGCATTGGGACCACCTCATCCAGATGAAGAAGCCAGTCATCGCCGCTGTCAATGGCTATGCC TTTGGCGGGGGCTGTGAGCTTGCCATGATGTGTGATATCATCTATGCCGGCGAGAAGGCCCAGTTTGCACAGCCGGAGATCTTAATAGGAACCATCCCAG GTGCGGGTGGCACCCAGAGACTCACGCGTGCTGTTGGGAAGTCGCTGGCAATGGAGATGGTCCTCACCGgtgaccggatctcagcccaGGAAGCCAAGCAAGCAG GTCTCGTAAGCAAGATTTTTCCTGTTGAGACACTGGTGGAAGAAGCCATCCAGTGTGCAGAAAAAATTGCCAGCAATTCTAAAATTATAGTAGCCATGGCCAAAGAATCAGTGAATGCAG cttttgaaATGACATTAACAGAAGGAAGTAAGTTAGAGAAGAAACTCTTTTACTCAACCTTTGCCACC GATGACCGGAAAGAAGGGATGGCTGCGTTTGTGGAAAAGAGAAAGGCCAACTTCAAAGACCAGTGA
- the FUOM gene encoding fucose mutarotase → MVALKGVPALLSPELLYALARMGHGDEIVLADLNFPASSICQCGPLEIRADGLGIPPLLEALLKLLPLDTYVESPASVMELVPSDKERGLQTPVWTEYESILHGAGCTRALAKLERFEFYERAKKAFAVVATGETALYGNLILKKGVLALSPLL, encoded by the exons ATGGTGGCACTGAAGGGTGTCCCCGCGCTGCTGTCCCCCGAGCTGCTCTACGCGCTGGCGCGGATGGGGCACGGGGACGAGATCG TTCTTGCGGACTTGAACTTCCCGGCCTCCTCCATCTGCCAGTGTGGGCCCCTGGAGATCCGTGCAGACG GCCTGGGCATCCCGCCGCTCCTGGAGGCCCTGCTGAAGCTGCTCCCCCTGGACACCTATGTGGAGAGTCCG GCTTCAGTCATGGAGCTGGTGCCCAGCGACAAGGAGAGGGGCCTGCAGACCCCGGTGTGGACGGAGTACGAGTCCATCCTACACGGGGCCGGCTGCACG AGAGCCCTGGCAAAGTTAGAGAGGTTTGAGTTTTATGAGCGGGCTAAGAAGGCTTTTGCTGTTGTGGCAACGGG GGAGACGGCCCTCTATGGAAACCTCATCCTCAAGAAGGGGGTGCTTGCCCTCAGCCCCCTGCTGTAG
- the PRAP1 gene encoding proline-rich acidic protein 1 isoform X2, producing MRRVLMVTSLVAVLLWEAGAASAPKVPIKVQVKHQPSEQEAEKAWGARVVEPPEKDDQLVGLLPVPKPKLLTAEKSPGIKAWVETEDILGHVLSPQQGPEPDHDSLHHPPPEEDQGEEGPRLWVMPNRQVLRGPEEDQDHIYHPQ from the exons GGTCCTCATGGTCACCAGCCTGGTGGCTGTGCTGCTGTGGGAGGCAGGTGCGGCCTCAGCACCCAAG GTCCCTATCAAGGTCCAAGTCAAACACCAGCCCTcagagcaggaggcagagaa GGCCTGGGGCGCCCGTGTGGTGGAGCCTCCAGAGAAGGACGACCAGCTGGTGGGGCTGCTCCCTGTCCCGAAGCCGAAGCTCTTGACCGCCGAGAAGTCACCAG GCATCAAGGCCTGGGTGGAGACCGAGGACATCCTGGGCCATGTCCTAAGCCCCCAGCAGGGTCCTGAGCCCGACCATGACAGCCTGCACCACCCTCCGCCCGAGGAGGACCAGGGCGAGGAGGGGCCTCGGTTGTGGGTGATGCCAAATCGCCAGGTGCTTCGGGGACCGGAGGAAGACCAAGACCACATCTACCACCCCCAGTAG
- the PRAP1 gene encoding proline-rich acidic protein 1 isoform X1, whose amino-acid sequence MRRVLMVTSLVAVLLWEAGAASAPKVPIKVQVKHQPSEQEAEKAWGARVVEPPEKDDQLVGLLPVPKPKLLTAEKSPGQGRGPIVPGIKAWVETEDILGHVLSPQQGPEPDHDSLHHPPPEEDQGEEGPRLWVMPNRQVLRGPEEDQDHIYHPQ is encoded by the exons GGTCCTCATGGTCACCAGCCTGGTGGCTGTGCTGCTGTGGGAGGCAGGTGCGGCCTCAGCACCCAAG GTCCCTATCAAGGTCCAAGTCAAACACCAGCCCTcagagcaggaggcagagaa GGCCTGGGGCGCCCGTGTGGTGGAGCCTCCAGAGAAGGACGACCAGCTGGTGGGGCTGCTCCCTGTCCCGAAGCCGAAGCTCTTGACCGCCGAGAAGTCACCAGGTCAGGGCAGGGGCCCCATCGTTCCAG GCATCAAGGCCTGGGTGGAGACCGAGGACATCCTGGGCCATGTCCTAAGCCCCCAGCAGGGTCCTGAGCCCGACCATGACAGCCTGCACCACCCTCCGCCCGAGGAGGACCAGGGCGAGGAGGGGCCTCGGTTGTGGGTGATGCCAAATCGCCAGGTGCTTCGGGGACCGGAGGAAGACCAAGACCACATCTACCACCCCCAGTAG